The DNA region GCCGTTCGACGTCGATGTCGACATCCTTGAAAGCGGCTCGACCAGCTCAGGCCCCTGACGCGCAAGACGGGCCAGCGCCCGCGTCCCGGACTCCGACGACTCGGGTCACGGGGAGGACGAGGCGTCAGTCCCGGTGATCTCGACGGTCGGCGCCCCGGTGCACCGGGCCGGGCAGCCGGGCCAGTCGCTCCCCCGGTACCGCCCGAGGACGGTCCCCACCGCGACGATGACGCGGAAGAGCACCGGCTGCAGGCACGGCGCCATCACCAGCACCTGCTGCGTCCTGGCGTGCCGCAGCGCGGCATGCGCGAGATAGAAGGGCGACGGCCTTCCGGCCGGGCTGGCGTTGAGTACCTCGAACATCGCCTGCAGGTAGCGGTCGAGGTCGACGATCGGCGTGACCACGCCCTCGAAGCGCAGGAGTTGATCGCCCGCATTCCACCACCGGTGGGCGGCGCCGCGCGGCAATCGGGCCTGCCCGCCGGCCGGGACAGTGAAGGTGCGTCCATCCAGCAGGACCGACAGCGTGCCGGCGAGCACGCGCCCCTCCTCGTCCTCGGCGTGATGCACGTGCAGCGGCGGCCCCTCGCTGCGCGGTGGCAGCGTGCCCCGCAGTTCGAGCCACTCATGGTCACCGCGGCGCAATCGGCGCAACGCCAGCCGCTCGCCTGTGTGGCGGTTCTCCAGGTGCAGGAAGGCCTCGTCGGGGTGGGGCATGCCGGGCAGGATGACCGAGGCTACGAGGGATGGCCCCGCCGGTCAATCACCATGATCGCGGCGAACACGCGACACGGAGCCGGGCGATGTTGCTATCCTCGCAGGTGTGCCCGGCGCGCGTCCTGGCCCGGTGCTCCTCCATCCGCCCGTGACCATCCAGCTCAACGGCGAACGCCACGAACTCCCCGAACCGCTCACCGTCGACGCGCTGCTCTCGCGGCTCGACATCGACCCGCGACGCGTCGCCGTCGAACTCAACGAACTCGTCGTCAGGAAAGCCGCCTACGCCGAGACCGTGATTCGGGAGGGCGACGCGGTCGAAGTCGTCAATTTCGTGGGTGGGGGCTAGAGTGCGGGCCCTCGTCGACCGCCCGGCGCTCGGAGCGGCGGTGGTCGTGCTGCTCGCCCTTGCGCACGCCGGGGCACAGGCGCTGGTCCGCCCGCTGTATCAGGTGTCCGACGAGATCGTCTACATGAGCACCGTCCAGGCGACCGCCTGGGAGACGGCGCCGCCGACGCTCCGGTCCTGCATCGCGCCGCCGGACGCGAGATTTCCCTTCATCCCCGTCACCACCAAGCCCGGGTTCCGACGCGCCACGGCGTGGCAACTGTCGACCTACTGCTCCGCGACTGCGGGTCGGGCGTCGCAGCTCGCGCTGCGCCTGCTGCAGGCCGGTTCGCTGGCCGTGGTGGCCGCGTGCGCGTGGGTGATGGGGCACGCGCTCACGGGGAGACACACGGACGCGCTGTTGGCGGGGCTCCTGGTGGCGGCGCACCCGGTGGCGGCCGCGCACGCGGGCGGGGTCACTCCCGACGCCTGGGCCAACGCGTGGAGCGCCCTGGCGTTCACGGCCGGGTCGCGCATGCTCCTCCAGCAGTGGCGCTGGTGGGATCCGCCCTTGTTGCTGCTGTTCGTGGTCCTCGCCCTGGCCTGGAAGGACACGGCGACCTTCCTGGTGGTGCTGCCCGTGCTGGCAGTGCTGGTGCCGCTGGTCAGCAGCGCGCGGGGACGCTCTGCACTGGGCTACGTGGCGTTCCTGGTGGCCTCGGTCGTCGCGACGGCGTCTGCCGCGCTGCTCTGGTTCCGTACTCCGTACGTCGGGGGGGAGGGCCGTGCCCCGCTCGAGGCGCCGGCGTGGCTGCAGGTCGTGGCGGTAGGCCGGGACGCGCTCGGACAGGTCGGCACCCTGGTCACCTCGTCGTGGGTCGGACTGGGCAACTTCGGCGCCAGCACCCTCGTGGCGCCACCTGCCGCGGAAGTGATCGGCGTGGCCTTGCTGGCCGCCGGCCTGGCCGGCGCCGTCAGGCGCCTCGCGCACGACTCGCCGTTGCCGCACGCGGCCGTCGTCGGCACATGGGCGGCCTGCGCCGTGCTCTGCCTGGTGCAGCCTTCGGTGCGGCAGGTGCTGCTCGGCACCCAGGACATCCATCAGGGCCGGTGGTTGTTCCCCCTGCTGGCGCCGGCGGCGGTCGTCCTGGCGTGCGGGATCAACCGGGTGCGCGCCCGCGCCGCCCTGCTGCCGCTCGCGGCACTCGCCAGCGTGACGGCGGCGGGCCTCGGGCTGCTCGAGACGATCCGTTACTACTGGACTTCCTATCCGACGCGGCTGGACCCGTCGGCGCTGTACCTCCGCGGGACCGGGGGCGACGTCATCGACGACCGCCTCGTGCTCGGCCTGGTGCGGCACGCTGCCGCGGACGTGCCCGCCTCCTTCGTCTTCATTGTTCCCCTGCTGCTGGGGCTGGCGGCCGCCGCGAGCCTGGCGCTGGCCTTCGCCACCGTTGATCACCATGACCGACACACTGACCATTGCTGATCGCACCTTCACCTCCCGCCTGTTGGTAGGGACCGGCAAGTACCCGTCGCACGAGGTGATGCGGGAGTGCCACGCGGCCTCGGGTGCGGAGGTCGTCACGGTGGCCGTGCGTCGCGTCGACCTGAACGACCGGAGCGGCACCTCGCTGATGGACTTCATCACGCCGAACCTGTTCATCCTGCCCAACACGGCGGCGTGCTACACGGCCAACGACGCCATCCGCACCGCACGACTCGGGCGCGAGGCGGGCCTCTCGCACTGGGTGAAGCTCGAGGTGATCGGCGACGAGCGGACGCTGTTCCCCGACAACGAGGCCCTGATCGAGGCCACCAAGGTGCTGGTGAAGGAGGGGTTCGTCGTGCTGCCCTACACGACCGACGATCCGATCGTGTGCCGGAAGCTGGAGGACGCCGGCGCCGCCGCGGTGATGCCGCTCGGCGCGCCGATCGGCTCGGGCCTGG from Luteitalea sp. TBR-22 includes:
- a CDS encoding cupin domain-containing protein; the encoded protein is MPHPDEAFLHLENRHTGERLALRRLRRGDHEWLELRGTLPPRSEGPPLHVHHAEDEEGRVLAGTLSVLLDGRTFTVPAGGQARLPRGAAHRWWNAGDQLLRFEGVVTPIVDLDRYLQAMFEVLNASPAGRPSPFYLAHAALRHARTQQVLVMAPCLQPVLFRVIVAVGTVLGRYRGSDWPGCPARCTGAPTVEITGTDASSSP
- the thiS gene encoding sulfur carrier protein ThiS, translated to MTIQLNGERHELPEPLTVDALLSRLDIDPRRVAVELNELVVRKAAYAETVIREGDAVEVVNFVGGG
- a CDS encoding thiazole synthase, which codes for MTDTLTIADRTFTSRLLVGTGKYPSHEVMRECHAASGAEVVTVAVRRVDLNDRSGTSLMDFITPNLFILPNTAACYTANDAIRTARLGREAGLSHWVKLEVIGDERTLFPDNEALIEATKVLVKEGFVVLPYTTDDPIVCRKLEDAGAAAVMPLGAPIGSGLGIQNPNNISIIKEFARVPVIVDAGVGTASDAAIAMELGADAVLLNTAIAQADQPVLMARAMRHAVEAGRLAFLAGRIPKKRYASASSPLTGTIHASARA